The proteins below come from a single Pedobacter aquae genomic window:
- a CDS encoding DUF2243 domain-containing protein — protein sequence MNNLWMLIFCVTCNRPLQKAISASLTEIEMLQLFIPFILLGLLTAFVGYKALAFKNKPQALLSQSPLVAAACVLGIGLGGFIDGIVFHQILQWHEMVSAKIIPLDFTSKSINMFWDGIFHAFTLLITFFGILLLYKLLQQNQVLKHRNLFIGGLLMGWGLFNLIEGLFNHHVFKFHTVKDFDLNPQIWNISFLAFSILIIVLGYFLIYKIKNIHHENWRTNS from the coding sequence ATGAATAATTTATGGATGTTGATTTTTTGTGTTACCTGCAACAGACCCTTACAAAAGGCTATAAGCGCTAGCCTAACAGAAATAGAAATGCTACAGCTATTTATCCCTTTTATACTTTTAGGCTTGTTAACCGCCTTTGTGGGATATAAAGCTTTGGCTTTTAAAAATAAGCCTCAAGCGTTGTTAAGCCAAAGTCCATTGGTGGCAGCAGCCTGCGTTTTGGGCATTGGTTTGGGTGGCTTTATTGATGGCATTGTTTTTCATCAAATATTACAATGGCATGAAATGGTTTCGGCAAAAATTATCCCGCTAGATTTTACTTCAAAAAGCATCAATATGTTTTGGGATGGTATTTTTCATGCTTTTACTTTACTTATTACATTTTTTGGTATCCTGCTCTTGTATAAGCTGTTACAACAAAATCAAGTTCTAAAACATCGGAATTTATTTATAGGTGGCTTACTTATGGGATGGGGACTTTTTAACCTTATAGAAGGGCTATTCAATCATCATGTATTTAAGTTTCATACGGTTAAAGATTTTGATTTAAATCCGCAAATCTGGAATATATCTTTCCTAGCTTTTTCTATACTCATTATTGTCTTAGGGTATTTTCTCATCTATAAAATCAAAAACATACATCATGAAAATTGGCGAACAAATTCTTAA
- a CDS encoding zinc-dependent alcohol dehydrogenase encodes MRALCWNGVRDLRVERVPDPEILNPKDAIIKVTMSSVCGSDLHLINGFVPSMRAGDIIGHEFIGEVVETGVGVKNLKKGDRVVVVSVIGCGECQHCKEETWSLCDNSNPNGLLQEKIYQYPTAGIFGYSHLFGGYAGSHAEYIRVPFADHGAFKIPEDISDEKAVFVSDGVPTGYMAAEMAAVKPGDIVAVWGAGGVGQMAIQCAYAMGAERVIAIDRIDYRLAYAARYSGADILNYEDTDVLEELKEATGGRGPDCCIDAVGMEAHTTGIEHIYDKTKQLLRLESDRAAVLRQAIMACRKGGTVSVVGVYAGLVDKIPMGLFMNKGLTIRGGQMHGQRYVPMLFDLIRREIINPEFLLTHPVSLEVGQNAYEMFNNKTNKCMRAVFKPFN; translated from the coding sequence ATGAGAGCTTTATGTTGGAATGGCGTACGCGATTTAAGAGTTGAACGCGTACCAGATCCTGAAATTTTAAATCCTAAAGATGCCATTATAAAAGTTACCATGAGTTCGGTTTGCGGCTCAGATTTGCATCTGATTAATGGCTTTGTACCCTCTATGCGGGCTGGTGATATTATTGGTCATGAGTTTATTGGCGAAGTGGTTGAAACTGGAGTTGGAGTTAAAAACCTAAAGAAAGGAGACCGTGTGGTTGTGGTTTCTGTAATTGGTTGTGGCGAGTGCCAACACTGTAAGGAAGAAACATGGTCTTTATGTGATAATTCTAACCCCAACGGATTATTACAAGAGAAAATTTACCAATACCCAACAGCAGGTATTTTTGGTTATTCGCATCTTTTTGGTGGTTATGCGGGTAGTCATGCCGAGTATATTCGTGTTCCTTTTGCAGACCACGGGGCTTTTAAAATCCCCGAAGATATATCAGATGAAAAAGCTGTTTTTGTTTCTGATGGAGTGCCTACTGGATATATGGCCGCAGAAATGGCAGCTGTTAAACCTGGAGATATTGTAGCCGTTTGGGGCGCTGGTGGTGTTGGTCAAATGGCTATACAATGCGCTTATGCGATGGGTGCAGAACGCGTAATTGCTATAGATAGGATAGATTACCGTTTAGCTTATGCCGCAAGATATAGCGGAGCTGATATTTTAAATTATGAAGATACCGATGTTTTAGAAGAGCTTAAAGAGGCAACAGGCGGTAGAGGTCCAGATTGTTGTATTGATGCTGTAGGTATGGAAGCACATACTACTGGTATAGAGCATATTTACGATAAAACAAAACAGTTATTACGACTAGAGTCTGATAGAGCAGCCGTTTTAAGACAAGCTATTATGGCTTGTAGAAAAGGAGGGACGGTTTCTGTTGTTGGGGTTTATGCTGGTTTGGTAGATAAAATTCCGATGGGGCTTTTCATGAACAAAGGCTTAACCATAAGAGGCGGGCAAATGCATGGACAAAGGTATGTACCCATGTTGTTTGATTTAATCAGGAGAGAAATCATCAACCCCGAGTTTTTACTAACACACCCTGTTTCTTTAGAGGTAGGACAAAATGCTTATGAAATGTTTAATAACAAAACCAATAAATGTATGCGGGCTGTTTTTAAACCATTTAATTAA
- a CDS encoding SRPBCC family protein, whose translation MKTEQVTHSGKHQRKWKKEFNNVNMAERLLSLAAGGILLAKHYKHPLASPLKVLTGAFLVYRGISGNCPLYTGLDKNSNETNAINTRVIFTVNKPREEVYKYWRQLENLPFFMSHLQRVEQKNDTTSEWIAKIPGGVGTIKWNAEIVKEIPNELIGWQSVENSTIDNAGKVEFYDAPRGQGTVLKVIFSYHPPAGALGEGVAKLFNPLFKTLLKEDIRAFKQVIEAGEVATTKGQASGRK comes from the coding sequence ATGAAAACAGAACAAGTAACACATTCAGGCAAACATCAGCGTAAGTGGAAAAAAGAATTTAATAATGTGAATATGGCAGAACGCCTACTTTCTCTTGCTGCTGGGGGCATTTTGTTGGCCAAACATTACAAACATCCTTTAGCAAGCCCTCTTAAAGTACTAACCGGGGCTTTTTTAGTTTACAGAGGTATAAGTGGTAACTGCCCTTTATATACCGGCTTAGATAAAAATAGTAATGAAACAAATGCCATTAACACGAGGGTGATTTTTACTGTAAATAAACCCCGGGAAGAGGTGTATAAATATTGGCGACAGTTAGAAAATTTACCATTTTTTATGAGCCATTTACAACGTGTTGAACAAAAAAACGATACCACATCTGAATGGATAGCTAAAATACCAGGTGGCGTGGGTACTATTAAATGGAATGCTGAGATTGTAAAGGAAATACCTAACGAGTTGATAGGCTGGCAATCTGTAGAAAATTCTACCATTGATAATGCTGGTAAGGTAGAGTTTTACGATGCTCCAAGAGGTCAAGGCACCGTTCTGAAAGTTATTTTTAGTTACCATCCGCCGGCAGGTGCTTTAGGCGAGGGGGTAGCAAAACTTTTTAACCCACTTTTTAAAACACTTTTAAAAGAGGATATCAGAGCGTTTAAACAAGTTATAGAAGCTGGTGAAGTGGCTACCACTAAAGGACAAGCGTCTGGAAGAAAATAA
- a CDS encoding NAD-dependent epimerase/dehydratase family protein, which produces MKKILITGGAGFIGSHLCDELIAKGYDVTVYDNLLPQVHGHQAQRPDYLNKKVRLIIGDVRDKDHLKDALQDIDVVFHFAARVGVGQSMYEINEYTDVNNRGTAVLMELLAEKPIQKLIVASSMSIYGEGLYVSENGERHCNISRTKEQLKNGHWEPLDKENQILIPIPTPEDKTPDLASVYALSKYDQEKLCLITGQAYHIPTVALRFFNVYGTRQALSNPYTGVLAIFASRYLNNKAPMIFEDGLQERDFIHVKDVCKACILAMEKPEATHQVFNIGSGHKYNVREIALQMAEALDKAHIMPIINGKYRVGDIRHCFADIQKAKTVLGFTPSVSFKYGLQELAAWLEEQVAIDEVDKATLELETRGLTV; this is translated from the coding sequence ATGAAAAAAATTCTCATAACTGGCGGAGCCGGTTTTATAGGTTCGCACCTATGCGATGAATTAATTGCTAAAGGTTATGATGTAACCGTTTACGACAATCTTTTACCACAAGTACATGGCCACCAAGCGCAAAGACCAGATTATTTAAATAAGAAGGTGCGTTTAATTATAGGCGATGTTAGAGATAAAGACCATTTAAAAGATGCTTTACAAGATATAGATGTAGTATTTCATTTTGCTGCCCGTGTAGGTGTTGGACAAAGTATGTACGAAATTAACGAGTATACGGATGTTAACAACCGTGGTACAGCTGTTTTAATGGAGCTATTAGCAGAAAAACCCATCCAAAAATTAATTGTGGCTTCTAGTATGAGTATTTACGGAGAAGGCTTATATGTATCAGAAAATGGAGAGCGCCACTGCAACATTTCAAGAACTAAAGAACAGTTAAAAAACGGCCATTGGGAGCCTTTAGATAAAGAAAATCAGATATTAATTCCCATACCTACTCCAGAAGATAAAACTCCAGATCTAGCATCGGTTTACGCCTTGTCTAAATACGACCAAGAGAAGCTTTGCTTAATTACCGGGCAAGCTTACCATATCCCAACGGTTGCTTTAAGATTTTTTAATGTTTACGGTACCAGACAAGCGCTTTCTAACCCGTATACCGGTGTATTAGCCATTTTCGCATCCAGATACCTCAATAATAAAGCCCCTATGATTTTTGAAGATGGCTTACAGGAAAGAGATTTTATCCATGTGAAAGATGTATGTAAAGCTTGTATTCTGGCTATGGAGAAGCCAGAAGCCACTCATCAGGTTTTTAACATTGGTAGCGGCCATAAGTATAACGTTAGGGAAATTGCCCTTCAAATGGCAGAAGCTTTAGACAAGGCGCATATTATGCCCATCATTAACGGAAAATATCGCGTAGGCGATATCAGGCATTGTTTTGCCGATATCCAAAAGGCAAAAACAGTTTTAGGTTTTACCCCATCGGTATCTTTTAAATATGGCTTGCAAGAGCTGGCAGCATGGTTAGAAGAGCAGGTTGCTATAGACGAAGTTGATAAAGCTACCCTAGAGTTAGAGACCCGCGGTTTAACGGTTTAA
- a CDS encoding NAD-dependent epimerase/dehydratase family protein: protein MFGGAGFIGTNMAKTLLDKGEYVTIFDNLSRPGVERNLRWLKEQYPEKLNIEIADIRNKYAVHQAVAQADFVFHFAAQVAVTTSCEYPETDFDINAKGTLNILEAIKNSQHQPPILFTSTNKVYGALDDIDLVLENNRYQPADDHILEHGVAESRKLDFHSPYGCSKGIADSYIQDYIRTFGIKGTIFRMSCIYGPHQFGTEDQGWVAHFLLKAMRNEPLTIYGDGKQVRDILFVEDLIEAMLIAKNQIDKVNGMAFNMGGGASNSISLLELVAKINDLQDTKIPLKFSEWRPGDQKYYVSDTRLFKNLSSWEAQTSAHEGIKKLYYWLLNVQDKATLQQKAKKVIV from the coding sequence ATTTTTGGTGGCGCAGGCTTTATAGGAACCAATATGGCTAAAACCTTACTCGATAAAGGCGAATATGTAACCATCTTTGATAACCTCAGCAGACCCGGAGTAGAAAGAAATTTACGCTGGTTAAAAGAGCAATATCCAGAAAAACTCAATATTGAAATTGCCGATATTAGAAATAAATACGCTGTTCATCAAGCGGTAGCTCAGGCAGATTTTGTTTTTCATTTTGCAGCTCAAGTGGCTGTAACCACCAGTTGCGAGTATCCTGAAACAGATTTTGACATCAATGCTAAGGGTACTTTAAACATTTTAGAAGCTATTAAAAATAGCCAGCACCAACCTCCTATCCTATTTACCTCTACCAATAAAGTTTATGGTGCTTTAGATGATATAGATTTAGTTTTAGAAAATAACAGATACCAACCTGCTGATGACCATATTCTTGAACATGGCGTTGCAGAAAGCAGAAAGCTTGATTTTCATAGTCCTTATGGCTGTTCTAAAGGTATTGCCGATAGCTATATCCAAGACTATATCAGAACATTTGGTATTAAAGGCACCATTTTTAGGATGAGCTGTATTTACGGCCCGCATCAATTTGGTACAGAAGACCAAGGTTGGGTTGCCCATTTCTTACTTAAAGCTATGCGAAATGAGCCTTTAACCATTTATGGCGATGGTAAACAGGTAAGAGACATTTTATTTGTGGAAGATTTAATTGAAGCCATGTTAATAGCTAAAAACCAAATAGATAAGGTTAACGGAATGGCCTTTAATATGGGTGGTGGTGCATCTAACAGCATCAGCTTATTAGAATTGGTTGCTAAGATTAATGATTTACAAGACACTAAAATCCCTTTAAAATTTAGCGAATGGCGCCCAGGCGACCAAAAATATTACGTTTCTGATACCCGCCTTTTTAAAAATTTAAGCAGTTGGGAGGCACAAACATCAGCTCATGAGGGTATTAAAAAGCTGTACTACTGGCTCTTGAATGTGCAAGACAAAGCCACCCTACAACAAAAAGCTAAAAAAGTAATTGTATGA
- a CDS encoding MDR/zinc-dependent alcohol dehydrogenase-like family protein, translating to MIAPSIAKEEEIKDITLYQAAVLEHPRHFTLRDEQLREPQDDEVCVKLQGCGLCASSIPLWQGRQWFTYPAEAGAPGHEAWGIVHAVGKNIHPDLIGKRVALLSHHGFAHYDYVTENQLLIIPNELANIPFPGEPLACAVNIFRRSNIQKDQTVAIIGMGFLGLLLLQLAKHKGAKVMALSRRSFALELAKEMSADEQIILDDHYQIIEQVRGLTDGQFCDHVIECTGKEWPLNLAGELCKERGQITIAGYHQDGMRQVNIQQWNWKGLDVINAHERDPQQYMKGMQEALDLVSNATLKPHKLYTHHFPLAQINDAFALQEDAPEGYVKAYIEFN from the coding sequence ATGATAGCACCATCTATAGCCAAAGAAGAAGAAATTAAAGATATAACACTTTATCAGGCTGCTGTTTTAGAACATCCTAGGCATTTTACCCTTCGTGATGAACAACTAAGAGAGCCACAAGATGATGAAGTTTGTGTGAAGCTACAAGGTTGCGGCCTTTGCGCATCCAGCATACCTTTATGGCAGGGGCGCCAGTGGTTCACTTATCCCGCAGAGGCTGGTGCCCCAGGCCATGAGGCTTGGGGAATTGTTCATGCAGTAGGTAAAAACATCCATCCCGATTTAATTGGAAAACGTGTGGCTTTATTATCTCATCATGGTTTTGCTCATTATGATTATGTTACCGAAAATCAATTACTCATCATCCCAAATGAGTTGGCAAACATACCTTTCCCTGGTGAACCATTAGCGTGTGCCGTTAATATTTTTAGACGTAGTAATATCCAAAAAGACCAAACAGTTGCTATAATAGGTATGGGCTTTTTAGGGCTTTTACTTTTACAATTAGCCAAGCACAAAGGAGCTAAAGTTATGGCACTTTCTAGAAGAAGCTTTGCTTTAGAATTAGCTAAAGAAATGTCTGCTGATGAGCAAATTATCTTAGATGATCATTACCAAATTATAGAACAGGTAAGAGGTTTAACTGATGGCCAATTTTGCGACCATGTCATAGAATGTACAGGTAAAGAATGGCCCCTAAACCTAGCTGGCGAACTTTGTAAAGAAAGAGGACAAATCACCATTGCGGGCTATCATCAAGATGGAATGCGACAAGTAAATATCCAGCAATGGAACTGGAAAGGTTTAGATGTGATTAACGCCCATGAAAGAGACCCACAACAATACATGAAAGGTATGCAAGAGGCTTTAGATTTGGTAAGTAATGCTACGCTAAAACCCCATAAATTATACACTCACCACTTTCCTTTGGCGCAAATAAACGATGCTTTTGCTTTACAAGAAGATGCGCCAGAAGGTTATGTCAAAGCTTATATAGAATTTAATTGA
- a CDS encoding Gfo/Idh/MocA family protein: MMENYKPSLGFLGVGWIGKNRMKAVAQANIAEITVIADQSVEILSAVNLDKQVFKANNLNGLLSYQPDAVVIATPSAMHTQQCLEALNHQTAVFCQKPLGRNALETAEIIETAKKQNRLLGVDFSYRFTCFKALHHLISEGQLGKIHAIEMCFHNAYGPDKGWFYQKQLSGGGCVIDLGVHLIDLAFWCLGNQAISVKNSLLYAKGKRLKYPVQEVEDYAVAIMEAEDGTALQLNCSWNLPAGKEAEIYFKVYGEYGGAAFQNKNGSFYDFEVLKFEGTKTTVLESGKANWGGKALIHWCKQLAVSKAYHPEIEGALKVSQVIDAIYEKA; this comes from the coding sequence ATGATGGAGAATTATAAACCAAGTTTAGGATTTTTAGGCGTTGGCTGGATAGGTAAAAACAGAATGAAGGCTGTAGCACAAGCCAACATTGCTGAAATTACGGTTATTGCAGACCAATCTGTAGAAATATTATCTGCTGTAAACCTTGATAAACAAGTATTTAAAGCCAATAATCTTAATGGTTTATTAAGTTACCAACCAGACGCTGTAGTTATTGCTACGCCTAGTGCTATGCATACGCAGCAATGTTTAGAGGCTTTAAATCATCAAACAGCAGTATTTTGCCAGAAACCTTTAGGCAGAAATGCCCTAGAAACTGCTGAAATTATAGAAACAGCGAAAAAGCAAAATCGCTTATTAGGGGTTGATTTTTCTTACCGATTTACTTGTTTTAAAGCCTTGCACCACCTTATAAGTGAAGGCCAATTAGGTAAAATACATGCTATAGAAATGTGTTTTCATAATGCCTACGGACCAGATAAAGGATGGTTTTACCAAAAGCAGCTTTCTGGTGGTGGTTGTGTAATAGATCTAGGCGTACACCTGATAGACCTCGCCTTTTGGTGTTTGGGAAACCAAGCTATTAGCGTTAAAAATTCGCTTTTATATGCTAAAGGAAAAAGATTAAAATACCCGGTGCAGGAAGTAGAAGACTATGCTGTAGCTATTATGGAGGCAGAAGACGGCACTGCCTTACAGCTTAATTGCTCGTGGAATTTACCTGCCGGGAAAGAAGCAGAAATATATTTTAAAGTTTACGGCGAGTATGGTGGCGCTGCTTTCCAAAATAAAAATGGCTCTTTTTATGATTTTGAAGTCTTGAAGTTTGAAGGTACAAAAACCACTGTTTTAGAAAGCGGCAAGGCAAACTGGGGCGGTAAAGCACTTATTCATTGGTGTAAACAATTGGCTGTTAGTAAAGCCTATCATCCAGAAATAGAGGGCGCCTTAAAAGTTTCTCAAGTAATTGATGCTATTTATGAAAAAGCCTAA